The following proteins come from a genomic window of Gimesia chilikensis:
- a CDS encoding NAD-dependent epimerase/dehydratase family protein: MTNPAEEKLLVTGATGLVGSQVIQRALELGKPVTALVRSVEQASFLQEQGVELIEGDLTRPETLQEKLSGITQVVHTAAKVGDWGKVDEYRQTNVTGLMNLIAALQEQCSLKRLIHISSLGVYAARDHHGTDETEPPHASGIDGYTLSKIEAEQMLQQQSIPYTILRPGFIYGPRDRTVLPRILERLQSGQFAYLGSPEKLMNNTYVKHLVDAIFLALNQEQAVGQIYNITDVTLVSKREFISTIAEQAGYKSPEKVVPLPVARHLAKLLEGLWRLLGKKQAPILSQARIKFLGLNLDYSTLKAQHELGYAPQTTYQEAMSETIDWFREHQKLPG; encoded by the coding sequence ATGACAAATCCAGCTGAGGAGAAACTGCTTGTTACAGGTGCGACCGGACTGGTAGGCAGCCAGGTAATCCAGCGGGCGCTAGAACTCGGTAAACCAGTCACCGCTCTGGTCCGCTCTGTAGAGCAGGCGTCATTCCTGCAAGAGCAGGGGGTGGAACTGATTGAAGGCGACCTGACCCGTCCCGAAACTCTTCAAGAAAAGCTCTCGGGCATTACCCAGGTCGTACATACCGCCGCCAAAGTGGGAGACTGGGGTAAGGTCGATGAATACCGTCAGACCAACGTTACCGGTTTAATGAACCTGATCGCAGCTCTCCAGGAACAATGTAGCTTAAAGCGATTGATCCATATCAGCTCCCTGGGCGTTTATGCAGCCCGTGATCATCATGGCACGGATGAGACCGAGCCCCCTCATGCATCCGGAATTGATGGTTACACTTTGAGCAAAATCGAAGCGGAGCAGATGCTCCAGCAACAGTCGATTCCTTATACCATATTGCGTCCCGGATTCATTTATGGCCCCCGCGACCGAACCGTTCTGCCCCGAATTCTGGAGCGACTCCAGTCTGGTCAGTTTGCATATCTCGGCTCTCCTGAGAAACTGATGAATAACACCTATGTGAAACACCTGGTGGATGCCATCTTTCTGGCATTGAATCAGGAGCAGGCCGTCGGTCAGATATATAATATCACCGACGTTACCCTGGTCAGCAAACGGGAGTTCATCTCAACGATAGCAGAACAGGCCGGATACAAGTCACCAGAAAAAGTGGTCCCCCTGCCGGTAGCCCGGCACCTGGCCAAACTGCTTGAGGGACTCTGGCGACTGCTGGGAAAGAAACAGGCCCCCATCCTCTCTCAGGCGCGTATTAAGTTCCTGGGATTGAATCTGGATTATAGCACGCTCAAAGCGCAGCATGAGCTGGGCTATGCACCACAGACGACCTATCAAGAAGCCATGTCAGAGACTATTGACTGGTTTCGAGAACATCAGAAATTGCCAGGGTAA
- the tsaE gene encoding tRNA (adenosine(37)-N6)-threonylcarbamoyltransferase complex ATPase subunit type 1 TsaE: METAAEWSFDSTSEADTRRLGALLAAQLVPGTVIALNGNLGAGKTRLVQAISTALGVDPAEVNSPTFVLVQEYEGRLPLYHFDTYRLKDTDEFLELGADELLYAEGVCLIEWAEKVSEVLPRDVLQVTITHVSETTRRFEFSGQGPRSTRIITALKTTG; this comes from the coding sequence TTGGAAACAGCGGCAGAATGGTCCTTTGACTCAACCAGCGAAGCAGATACCCGGCGTTTAGGGGCACTGCTGGCCGCCCAACTGGTTCCAGGCACGGTCATTGCCCTGAATGGGAATCTGGGTGCCGGTAAAACTCGCCTCGTTCAGGCGATTTCCACGGCACTGGGAGTCGATCCTGCTGAAGTAAACAGTCCCACCTTTGTGCTGGTGCAAGAGTACGAAGGACGACTTCCGCTCTACCACTTCGATACCTATCGTCTCAAAGATACAGACGAATTCCTCGAACTGGGAGCGGACGAACTATTGTATGCAGAGGGAGTTTGCCTGATTGAATGGGCGGAAAAAGTTTCAGAAGTGCTGCCTCGGGATGTCTTGCAGGTCACCATCACACACGTCTCAGAAACCACACGCCGCTTCGAATTCAGTGGACAGGGGCCACGTTCAACCAGAATCATCACCGCTCTGAAAACGACAGGCTGA